From one Leishmania infantum JPCM5 genome chromosome 29 genomic stretch:
- a CDS encoding putative RNA-binding protein, with product MYFVAAAPSSVSPPGVIATSAPLPFGTPMKDMSVSFSNSNSFTAVSAAPPSYEAVALDPKGPRSQTNLFVRKLASAVTEDDMRKLFEQYGTIMSFALMRDIHTGESLGTAFVRYSTHDEARAAMAALDGRELYGRPISIQWAKREHDSTPCGDARRKIRKLFVRNIPLDVTARHLRQIFSKFGSISNVTLHSDTAPAATRDNGDSSRPASQMRNIAFILFQDDDVAEQAVSALHNTCPFDSCEGIPLMVKLAEDNRDRIDRKQRFCESSATNTTAKAFATAMMQSNHLSTAASVSPLTVPLSTPASATLSPPTLSMDVSHNSPIFIHEGHAPSLPPSGQQTLPFTVSAPTSTATPMLQTTVDANGNTAYVYVSPSPNNGVAQQVLPASAAPGQCVIVSNGLQGFTTANRVMPQPSQPFYAAAAPPSVQQYYQTVTLPQVFADAQGQPLQPQPNVFVPGYYSYSPSPQSSQQTPQQVPIFEVQAAPMTHPLRTGASVPKAARDVFQNQSPLQHQLAHAQPPFSVSPQLSSPGGVRESVPMTIFSATDSPVNGTVNPTNTVPPQLQAPMTLVPRSAAAPPSADAKARGHSSLGPTTDGAHAAKLMCEVPMPSMVPCIEDDDVTWGNVSAKTPAAAGVSRSL from the coding sequence ATGTACTTTGTTGCAGCCGCTCCGTCGTCGGTGTCGCCGCCAGGGGTCATCGCGACGTCTGCGCCTTTGCCGTTCGGCACCCCGATGAAGGACATGTCGGTATCGttcagcaacagcaactCCTTCACCGCCGTTTCTGCGGCTCCGCCATCGTACGAGGCTGTCGCGCTGGACCCGAAAGGCCCTCGCAGCCAGACAAATCTCTTTGTGCGCAAGCTGGCCTCGGCTGTGACGGAGGATGACATGCGCAAGCTGTTCGAGCAGTACGGCACGATTATGTCCTTCGCGCTCATGCGAGACATCCACACTGGCGAGAGCCTTGGCACTGCCTTTGTGCGCTACAGTACCCACGATGAGGCCCGCGCGGCCATGGCGGCTCTCGACGGACGTGAGCTCTACGGCCGTCCCATCTCGATTCAGTGGGCAAAGCGCGAGCATGACAGCACCCCGTGTGGCGACGCTCGCCGCAAGATACGCAAGCTTTTCGTGCGCAACATCCCTCTCGACGTGACAGCGCGTCATCTCCGCCAGATCTTCTCCAAGTTCGGATCCATCAGCAACGTTACCCTGCATAGTGACACGGCCCCCGCAGCCACCCGCGACAACGGCGACAGCTCGCGCCCGGCCAGCCAAATGCGCAACATCGCCTTTATTCTCTTCcaggacgacgacgtcgcggAGCAGGCGGTGAGCGCGCTGCACAACACTTGCCCGTTTGACAGCTGCGAGGGGATCCCGCTCATGGTGAAGCTGGCTGAGGACAACCGTGACCGCATCGACCGAAAGCAGCGTTTCTGCGAGAGCAGCGCGACGAACACGACCGCCAAGGCGTTCGCGACGGCCATGATGCAGAGCAACCACCTctccactgccgcctccgtctcgcCGCTGACCGTTCCTCTCTCCACGCCAGCCTCGGCAACGCTCTCGCCCCCGACGCTGTCGATGGATGTCAGCCACAACAGCCCCATCTTCATTCACGAGGGCCACgcgccttcgctgccgccgagtGGGCAACAGACACTGCCCTTCACTGTTTCAGCGCCGACATCCACAGCAACTCCCATGCTGCAAACCACGGTTGATGCGAATGGGAACACTGCGTACGTCTACGTCTCACCCTCGCCGAACAACGGTGTTGCGCAGCAAGTGCTACCAGCTTCCGCAGCCCCTGGTCAGTGCGTCATCGTGTCCAACGGGCTTCAGGGCTTCACGACGGCGAACAGGGTGatgccgcagccgtcgcagccCTTCtacgcggctgctgcgcctccatccGTGCAGCAATACTATCAGACagtgacgctgccgcaggtctTTGCGGACGCGCAGggccagccgctgcagccgcagccgaaCGTTTTCGTCCCCGGCTACTACTCCTACTCTCCTAGCCCGCAGTCCTCTCAGCAGACGCCACAGCAGGTGCCGATCTTCGAAGTGCAAGCGGCGCCCATGACACACCCGCTGCGAACCGGTGCTTCGGTGCCGAAGGCGGCTAGAGATGTCTTTCAGAACCAGTCGCCGCTACAGCACCAGCTGGCACACGCTCAGCCGCCCTTCTCGGTCTCACCGCAGCTCAGCAGCCCTGGTGGTGTGCGGGAGTCGGTCCCGATGACGATCTTCTCTGCGACGGACAGCCCAGTGAACGGGACTGTCAACCCCACCAACACCGTTCCGCCCCAGCTGCAGGCGCCCATGACGCTCGTGcctcgcagcgctgcagcgccgccgagcgcCGATGCCAAAGCGCGAGGACACTCTAGCTTGGGCCCGACAACGgacggcgcgcacgctgctAAACTGATGTGCGAGGTGCCGATGCCCTCCATGGTGCCGTGTATCGAGGACGATGACGTGACGTGGGGCAACGTCTCTGCTAAAACGCCGGCTGCAGCTGGTGTTTCAAGAAGCTTGTGA
- a CDS encoding putative carnitine/choline acetyltransferase has product MKRISATELQGNVLKLPRLPIPSVAATMDGYRSSLRALWSPEVTAPHLAKLDAFVNSSAPVLQRHLVDADMTAAESGKAPFTYVEGLLAQSALNSRSPQEVNMNASFVLQQDIAGADRTQAGVASALTYGIACWIQELRTNGLSVPADPAAQYDVSPLLTEFGRSLIPSKETDLLHTTPLEKLSHIIVLHDGHPYMVRVFDEHERVLDRRLIQKAFELILTITPDQDNTSPVSVLTAGSRAVWGQAYQELLKTPENAEVLRLFHESILVVCLDSMKWGNDESLAEASALHGSKEELENRWYDKHQMIVSEDGQVAFNFDSTSSDRVHWAKWIGDVLSILKERGASGGSTDGIDGVAVSRIVRHLSVTYGKSFVSHIRAARQEALAIVTDTEVHSIHLPCGRVQLSALKVEPDAFVQMCLQLAMYKMRNKLYSTTEVCSTAGFFHGTTELVHTTSEEMLALAKNLAQLQQDGEHAAALDTNGKEMLTKLIRATSDRHVALTAAASRGEGYDRHLMALRHVARINGDKAALAFFEDDLFLKTSRSVLSTSEFSQPWLRYYTFGPMQSNGYGLGYVIDEQEVRISLSAFTNSPTTNVADLKAALMLSCNTLCEVLGGAPAANTAAAEATK; this is encoded by the coding sequence ATGAAGCGCATCAGCGCCACCGAGCTGCAGGGCAACGTGCTCAAGCTGCCGCGTCTGCCCATTCCGTCGGTCGCGGCCACCATGGACGGGTACCGCTCATCGCTGCGTGCACTATGGTCACCCgaggtgacggcgccgcacctAGCCAAGCTGGACGCCTTCGTTAACTCCTCCGCCCCTGTGCTGCAGAGGCATCTGGTGGACGCGGACATGACCGCCGCCGAGTCGGGCAAGGCGCCGTTCACGTACGTGGAGGGCCTCTTGGCACAGTCGGCCCTCAACAGCCGTTCCCCACAAGAGGTGAATATGAACGCTAGCTTTGTTCTGCAGCAGGACATCGCCGGGGCGGATAGGACGCAGGCTGGAGTGGCATCGGCCCTCACCTACGGTATCGCGTGCTGGATTCAGGAACTTCGGACGAATGGTCTCTCCGTCCCGGCTGATCCGGCGGCGCAGTACGACGTGTCGCCGCTCCTCACCGAGTTTGGCCGTAGCCTCATTCCATCCAAGGAGACGGATCTGCTACATACCACGCCACTGGAGAAGCTAAGCCACATCATAGTACTGCACGATGGCCACCCTTACATGGTCCGCGTCTTTGACGAGCACGAGCGCGTGCTCGATCGCAGATTGATCCAGAAAGCCTTCGAGCTGATCCTCACCATCACTCCCGACCAGGACAATACGTCTCCTGTGTCGGTGCTGACGGCTGGTAGCCGCGCTGTGTGGGGCCAGGCGTACCAAGAGCTCCTCAAGACCCCCGAAAAcgccgaggtgctgcgcctcttccaCGAAAGCATCCTGGTGGTGTGTCTCGACAGCATGAAGTGGGGCAACGACGAGAGTCTGGCGGAGGCCTCGGCTCTGCACGGCagcaaggaggagctggagaacCGCTGGTACGACAAGCATCAGATGATCGTCTCCGAGGATGGGCAGGTGGCGTTCAACTTCGATTCGACATCGAGCGACCGCGTGCACTGGGCCAAGTGGATAGGCGACGTACTCTCTATCCTCAAAGAGAGGGGTGCTAGCGGAGGGTCGACGGATGGCATCGACGGTGTTGCCGTGAGCCGCATCGTGCGCCACCTGAGCGTGACATACGGCAAGTCGTTCGTTTCTCACATCCGCGCGGCACgccaggaggcgctggcgatTGTGACGGACACCGAGGTGCATTCCATTCACCTTCCCTGTGGCAGGGTGCAGCTGTCCGCGCTAAAGGTGGAGCCGGATGCGTTTGTGCAGATGTGCCTGCAGTTAGCCATGTATAAGATGCGCAACAAGCTGTACAGCACGACGGAGGTGTGCAGCACGGCCGGCTTCTTTCACGGCACCACGGAGCTGGTGCATACGACGTCCGAGGAGATGCTGGCGCTAGCGAAAaacctcgcgcagcttcagcaggacggcgagcacgccgcggcgctggacaCGAACGGCAAAGAAATGCTCACTAAGCTAATCCGCGCTACGAGCGACCGACACGTCGCCCTCACAGCTGCCGCATCGCGTGGCGAGGGATACGACCGCCACCTTATGGCTCTACGCCACGTCGCGCGGATCAACGGTGACAAGGCCGCGCTTGCCTTCTTTGAAGACGACTTGTTCCTCAAGACGAGCAGGTCGGTGCTGAGCACCAGCGAGTTTAGCCAGCCGTGGCTGCGGTACTACACTTTTGGCCCCATGCAGAGCAACGGCTACGGTCTCGGGTACGTGATCGATGAGCAGGAGGTGCGTatttctctctccgcctttACGAACAGCCCGACAACGAACGTGGCGGACCTGAAGGCGGCTCTGATGCTGTCTTGCAACACCCTCTGCGAGGTGCTTGGAGGCGCGCCAGCCGCAaacaccgctgcagcagaagcCACAAAATGA
- a CDS encoding putative protein kinase has protein sequence MPSPCPSSSSPLLGSITSGIRSPSRGPVQQQQQQHQLHAPMRLRLHEDGNIRACPEKSGGGVSQACAPPLPAASAFARGKEEPSAKRHHAEPSSCPAPDGDSSSVGRSAAATAVTIAAPLLSISNPSSRAAPSPFRFLCTSLGGCPVVGAKGARVHLPGSSASCDVSGSVAPRDLSTTSAHSKAHSTAAVVRASPSSGVVSPPLSATYPSLVSASRGARVVCSHPQPASAASVPGAIIDTSAPSPVPSRPHRIHQHELRPADFRREEVLGEGSYSIVTLATHRASGLCFALKEIDRSRLRWRPLEAQLRWEINLQRTLRHPHIVRLYSYFITPDCISLVLEYCSGGTLLSRLRAAPQHRLSERQASRYTRHVAKALTHLHGLGVAHRDLKLENVLIDADGIAKLADFGWSRPVVHPLPPSKSAATTQTAGDRNDVPCSSAEHDTSNEDPTEGVAEGRRTVCGTLDYLSPEMVSGQAHSAKTDVWSLGVMLAEMLTGTPPFYTESTQQTLYAIQRLPPNLTGLRPKGRGPGLTGSGASATANVCLTLDEPVALSAGALSLIHAMLQKDPSARPTMQEVLSHAWLQKTR, from the coding sequence ATGCCATCGCCATgcccctcctcatcctcgccTCTGCTAGGCAGCATCACCAGCGGTATTCGCTCGCCGTCAAGAGGtccagtgcagcagcagcagcagcagcaccagctaCATGCCCCGATGCGACTGCGTCTACACGAGGACGGCAACATTCGCGCATGCCCAGAGAAGTCTGGCGGAGGTGTCAGCCAAGCGTgcgctccgccgctgccggctgctTCGGCCTTTGCTCGAGGGAAGGAGGAACCGAGCGCAAAGCGTCATCATGCAGAGCCGTCATCTTGCCCGGCACCAGACGGCGACAGCAGTTCTGTCGGCAGaagtgcggcggcgacagccgTCACCATTGCCGCTCCTCTGCTTTCTATATCAAACCCCTCTTCGCGGgctgcgccttcgccttttcgttttctgtgCACATCTCTCGGTGGGTGCCCGGTGGTCGGGGCGAAGGGTGCACGCGTTCACCTGCCAGGCTCGTCAGCAAGTTGCGACGTGAGCGGCAGTGTCGCTCCGAGGGACCTTTCGACCACATCTGCGCACTCAAAGGCGCATTCCACGGCGGCCGTTGTGCGGGCCTCGCCCTCGTCGGGCGTCGTTTCACCACCGCTCTCTGCGACTTACCCCTCCCTGGTATCTGCTTctcgcggcgcgcgcgtcgtTTGCTCTCATCCTCAGCCCGCATCGGCGGCTTCAGTGCCTGGCGCTATCATTGACAcatcagcaccgtcgccagTGCCATCGCGGCCGCACCGCATCCATCAACACGAGCTTCGCCCCGCAGATTTCCGTCGTGAGGAGGTGCTCGGTGAGGGGAGCTATTCGATCGTCACCCTTGCCACGCACCGTGCGTCGGGCCTGTGCTTCGCGCTGAAGGAGATCGACCGAAGCCGCCTGCGATGGCGAccgctggaggcgcagctgcgctgggAGATCAATTTGCAGCGgacgctgcgccacccgcACATCGTGCGACTCTACAGCTACTTCATTACGCCAGACTGCATCAGTCTCGTGCTGGAGtactgcagcggcgggacGCTGCTGAGTCGGTTGAGAGCTGCACCACAGCACCGCTTGTCGGAGCGGCAGGCATCGCGCTACACTCGCCAcgtggcgaaggcgctgaCACATCTGCACGGGCTCGGAGTGGCGCACCGAGACCTGAAGCTGGAAAATGTGCTCATCGATGCAGACGGCATTGCCAAGCTGGCAGACTTTGGCTGGTCACGCCCTGTTGTGCATCCATTGCCACCCAGTAAGTCAGCGGCTACTACTCAGACTGCAGGCGACAGGAACGACGTACCGTGTAGCAGCGCGGAGCACGACACGAGCAACGAGGACCCGACGGAAGGGGTGGCAGAGGGTCGCCGCACCGTGTGTGGCACTCTGGACTACCTCTCGCCTGAGATGGTCTCCGGCCAAGCACACTCGGCCAAGACAGACGTCTGGTCGCTTGGTGTCATGCTGGCCGAGATGCTGACCGGCACGCCGCCCTTCTACACTGAGTCGACTCAGCAGACGCTTTACGCCAtccagcggctgccgcccaACCTCACCGGCTTACGCCCTAAAGGCCGCGGGCCAGGGCTCACTGGTAGCGGTGCCTCCGCCACGGCTAATGTGTGTCTGACCCTCGACGAACCCGTGGCCCTATCTGCAGGTGCGCTCTCTCTCATTCACGCTATGCTCCAGAAGGACCCGTCGGCGCGACCGACGATGCAGGAGGTGTTGAGCCATGCCTGGCTGCAAAAAACTCGTTAG